From the Lycium ferocissimum isolate CSIRO_LF1 unplaced genomic scaffold, AGI_CSIRO_Lferr_CH_V1 ctg8525, whole genome shotgun sequence genome, the window gaggatctccatcatagggaagagtgttatcatcccatagtggattttcaaataccatgtagtcaccaaaagtggccacactttcaacattacaaaacattccACTAGATACTTtactctcaatagtcatgtcatccttaaataaaacattatccttacaagagagtaatccatgaacaatgaggagtcaaagcatgtcattccactctcaaaagaaccaatgtCATCTTTCAATGCATTTTTGTTCACATGACTATCTATATGACACTCATCACCACTACAAGTTGGAGTCTTATCACATGACACTAAAGTACGATCAAGAGacccattttgacatgaaacaaacaagggtgagatgtcatattctttcaattgaccaactatatcaacatcatcactaactagaggtatattaaacacatcacaaagaTCCTCAAGTTGTGAATTATtattacaagcaagttgatcaatacaagtttcaacgcgagttggtagtatgtcaaactcgcaagaattactaacatgatgaccacatgacattgttctaccaatcaattcacaagtgtcaacactaggtggacacaaatcgatcttacaagaagaatcaatttggtcatctaaaggatcaactagtgtttgagcaccttcattcaataatgcactatcattcaaagcacaagtgtcaacactaggtggacacaaatcaaccttacaagaaggatcaattcggtcatcaataggatcaactagtgtgggaACACTTTCAATAATGGCATTACCAATACACGGCAAAGAAGCATTAGGCTTAACGCAAGGTAAACTAactttcatacttgacttgacattaaaatcatacgaaGATGTAACTCATAAGGATAAGtgatcttaccttggtgttcatgCAAGCTCCTTTGACCAATGGAAGAAATGGTTGTGGCCGCCGTCCTTGCCTTCAAGCATGGGGTTCTCTCAAAAGAGGTGCCCTCAAAGATTCATTTCTTCTCACATGTGGCTTGGGATATTGGCttctcaatatccttttcatgtcctcccaagtcTTGATGGGACTCCTCACTTGTCTCCCATAACATTTCACATACTTCCAATATTTGACAAACTTTGAGTCAAAAGTTTGAACGGCTAagtccatcttcatttcttgtgaatagttgtagctagtgaagatttcatctattatggactcccatttctcatattcttctccactagcttcctaGCCAAGGTAGGCCATTTCACATGGGTATCTCGCACTTTTGCACTTGGACTCTTCCTAGTAAGTATGCATGGAAAGagaaattttcctttcttgtccaCTACAAATCGATGCCAATCTTGTTCATGTGGGATTCCATGCTTTTGGAACCAAGGGACTCCTAAACATACATGACAATTATCCATTggaagcacatcacaccaaacctcctcTTGGTACTCGCCAAGTAAAATGGATACCATCACCTTCCTATCAACCCAATATCCTCCCTCATCATAATAAGGATTTCGCCGGATCGCACAAGGTAACCTTAACACTTCAACCGCACGAGGGGTGATGAAATTTGTATAACAATCGTCATCAAGCATGAGAAATACCTCACTACTACCAATGTTCACCTTGGTCTCCATGAATCGCCTCATTGGGACCACCTTCTTTTGTATAGGATGACCCCAACTCGTACTCACATTCCCACTCATGCCACTTTGCTTCGAATAGGAATTACTACAAGAAGGAGCATATGCATGCCCACTAGAAGTCCTTccataatcaacattagcacttCCACTACCTCCATAGACATACCCTCCACAAGTCTTATTTGTATAAGGATTTTCCCCATAAGACCCATAAGACACGTGTGAAGGAGAGTCATATctcaagtcatcttcatcatcatcatgatgtATAGCACAAGAACCTTCACCTTCATCATGTGAAGCATAACaaggttcttcttcatccccatctTCCTCATGAGACCCATGAGTACCACTCTCTTCATATTCTCcttcaaaatggtaattttctcCCGAACTTCCTCATGATCACCATTTCCCATATAGCCCTCATATTCCCCATCGTCACAATCTTGATAGCTTCCCATAGTCCTCCCCTTCATAACTAcaaccacatcatcatcataacaatcataatcgccaccacatgaatcggaatccatggagaagtactgcaaagaacacttagcaaacacgttagtagtaaagaaacctcaccacactcgtgtttacactcgtttgtgctcggctagcaccactcaaatgaactcacacactctttgccttttaccactcaaatagattggccgatgttgattctcgattggattcggttgcttgcaaggtgcacaattgctacttgaggtcggaatggattcttgttgaCTCGAAGAAAGAAAGGACGACTCAATTTAAAGCAAACGCacttgaatcaagaaattaacgatgaagttgtaaaacgagaaaagaacgaaaagaattggcttgaaagaaaggactaagaactaattaacaaccaagtaagaatcaattactagttgttaattagctaggagaatcaaagaaatgagaagaagaagtgagCAAACCTTAGCCAAACACTTAGacaaacactactaaaaaaacggAAAAAACCGTTGACAAAAACCGACGTCTAGCGTCGGTTTTTTTAACCAAATCGACGGGAAACCGACATTTTAACGTCCGTCGGTTTTAATAGCCTCGCTTTCAGAAAAACGACGGACAACGTCGGTTTTTACCGACGGACAGCATCGGTTACGTTGTCCGTCGGGttttattcaaatatttttaaaaattaaaaaaaaattaaaaaaccgacggacgggGTTTTATTAAATTCAGattttttatcttatatataaataatatatattttatgaaaaaacgacgcactgcgtcggtttttttatataatttttttatttttaattataaaaccgACACACGTAGTCggtttttttgtaaaatataagCATTAattccagaaaaccgacggacagagTCGGTTTTTCGGAAAATCtgcaaaattaattttaaaaccgACGGACGTAGTCGAttttccgtcggttttctgaaaattttcagcatgcaaatcatgcattttctgCAACCACACCTGCACAAAAACCAGTAACAAAATCTGCTCAGAAACCAATAACAAAAGCTGCTCaaaactagcattaaaatgctccaaatcaattctaaaagagctacaacacataaaatcatcctaagtaataataaagcacatcaaatacgatctaaataAACCTTCAAAGTTCGAAATATTTAAATGaccaaccaaaagtaccattaactagttttaacataagtccattattaAATTCAAACTACTACAACTGATTATCCGGTGTTCGGCTACGAAATCaccgtcatcatcatcttctcgGGTCGAGGGGAGGGGGAGAAGGGGGCACACCAAAACGTCCACATGCGATGTGGCTTTTAACTTGTGCCATTAGCAATTCAATATTCGCTTTCATGGTGTTACTTTCCTCAACTCTTCTTGCCTCGGCTTCAGCTAATTTCCTATTAAGTTCGACCAATTTGTCGCGCCATAGCCGCGACCACGAACATCATCAACTCCCCTCGGCTTGTCGAGAAGACCCTTCACCTCGCAATCCCGACCGAAGGCGACTTAAGTTGTTCCTTGGGCCTAGACCGTACGCTCTACCCTTTTTGTACTCCCCCCCCAACCGCTTTCACACCAAAAATCTATCTCTAATTCCGGTGGAGGACGGCTCGGATGCTCGGCCGAGTTTCGTCGTACCGGTCCACATGATCCATATATTGCCTccgtatattaaaaaatgaaacttagtaTATAACGaatattatcataattaaacttatatataattacttaaataataaaatatcacttacACAGAATCACGAGCCCCGTCCTCAACCCATAAGGTCGGATCCGACtcgtcttcttctttttttgtatgGGTCTTTAGGAATAGCCGATCCGAGTTGGCATTCGTCCCGTAGCTTTTTCtctcgcaaaaaaaaaaaaaaaagttaaacataaaattaatagctcaataatgatatattgatcgtaggtaactttaaaagtataaaattactTACCATTGTCCTAGCCACGTGCCTGACTTCTTGCACCCGCAGTGTGCAAAGAGCCACCTTTCTGGGATGCACGGGCAGCCTTTGCCTGCTCAGACTTGGCGATAAACTCAGGAGTTTGCCAATATGCCTTAAGTTTCTCCCACTGTTCAGCGTTTAGCCATTGGGGCATCGTCATATACCTTCTAGCCCTCGAAAACCAATCAGACAACCTTGCACTCCCCTTCTTCTCAAAGTTTGCAAGAATCCTATCATTGTCCATTGATCCCATGTACAATACATCCGCAAATCAAATAGCTAATGttagatgatttatataaaagtaaattcaagttataaaatatgtataacaAGATGCATACGTTAAACTCTCTAAACATAGCCTGTCGAGTATCATATGGGATTTCAGTCCATGAAGTATAAAAATGATTGCCATAAAGCCTCCGAACAACATCCCGGTATGACTTTTGTAGTGTCGTGATCCGGATAGAactttagattaaaaaaaataatgcatattagattaagatgaaaaaaaaacgttaggaaaacttaataaaagACAATCTTACCCAACTCCCTCAGGCACGATGAAAATCCGACCTATCGCATCTCTATCTCCCGGCTGTAAACCATGATGTATCGGTCCCTGTATAGGAGCCGGTGCAGGTGCAGGTGCAGGAGCAGGAGCAGGTGCAGGAGGACGACGATGGGTCTGAGACTGGTTGGATGGCAGTGACTCAGGCTCAGAGCTGCTATCTCTAAGGCGCAAATTAGATACACTTGGAGGTGTACCatttggagaaggagaaggagaagaagacaAAGTGGCCGATGTGCTAGGAGATCTGCCACGTGGTGGGCAATACATAGGTGTAGGTATAGAAGTAGGATAGGTAAATGATGTCGGCTGAGGTGGTGCCGGCTGAAAGACCCACTGACCAGACTGGCCCTGCATAGAAGAGCCAGGCATAAAAAAAGAAGGCGGAGTAGACTGCATATGTGGAGCGGACGGAATGGACTGACTACTAGTAGTCAGAGATCTATAGGTCTTTTATCTTTTCTCTTACTAGTACCTCCACTCTACCTCTatctctacctctacctctaccttgaTCACTACCACCCGATGACATCCGcatacataaaattaataactcaataatgatatattgatCGTAGGTAAAAATTTAACAAGTATAGAATTGTGTTATTATCAAGTATAGAATAAACTAACATGCAACTAGTTATCCTCCCACTCATCCTCgcttgtttcattttcatcGATGATTCTTCCTCATCGCTTGTTTCAGTCCATCGGTCGATTCTTCCTCAACATTTTCTATGATAGTtacatcatcttcatcaacttctTCCAATATGTGTTGAGGATGTTCCAAACTATTTTCTAACTCCGTGTCAACCGTTTGATGAACAACCGTTACATCATTTTGATACGCCACATCTAATGCATTATCGACCTCAATCCTCCCCACAAAGCTTAGTCTTTATAACCACCCACCAATCACCTTATCCCTACGCAAAGGATATGGAGCATAATGACCTGCTTagcattttgtgcaattataAAGGGATCATAGCGATTGTATTGTCTTGTGTGTTTGACTTCAATTATGTTATGTTGACGATTCACCCTTGTACCTCTTTGGCTTGGATCAAACCACTTGCACCGAAATAATGTTATCTTCTTCTTAGGGTAACCTGGATACTTAAGTTGTATGATCTCCTACAGCACACCGTAATAATCAACAGTTACACCGCTACCATCAAGATCGCCTTTAATGCACACTCCATTATTATTCGTCTTCTTATATTGAGAAACTTCTTCGGTTTGAAACTTGTAGCCATTAACAATGTACTTTTTCATTGTCCTAACTTCATCGCTCGGTCCAAGAGCTATATCTTTCACAAATTGGGAATGTTCTCCTGTATGATAAACCTATATAATAaggaggaaaattaaaattcaataacTTCTATGTAGCCtacatttaattaaaattatgcAATGAATTTCCACACTTACAAAATTGTACAGCCAATGGGAAAACTTAGAATATATGGCTTCATCGCCCTCAAGTTCTACGAAACCGCTCGACATATGCAAGATTTTCATTAGTTTCACCCTTATCGGTTACCCATTTAATTCGGTAACATAATTCGACACTCACCGAATATATACTTGAATTTCGGGGCAATTGAGCAAAACATGTGTCACGGTGATTGCCTCTCCATACTACTCAGGGTTCGTTTTGGAGGCTTTTTAGAACCTCGTCCTGGTTGATTAAAGATGGACATTGGTGGGTAGTTATGTTCAACCCCACCCTCATCATTACGGTTGGGCCTATTTCTCATACACGACACTTGCTCTCCGAAATAATATGAACAAATCTTATTGTTTCCTTTGCAAGATACGCTTCACAAATAGATCCTTCAATCT encodes:
- the LOC132045901 gene encoding lysine-rich arabinogalactan protein 19-like, with amino-acid sequence MSSGGSDQGRGRGRDRGRVEGQSGQWVFQPAPPQPTSFTYPTSIPTPMYCPPRGRSPSTSATLSSSPSPSPNGTPPSVSNLRLRDSSSEPESLPSNQSQTHRRPPAPAPAPAPAPAPAPIQGPIHHGLQPGDRDAIGRIFIVPEGVG